The following proteins are co-located in the Salvelinus sp. IW2-2015 linkage group LG36, ASM291031v2, whole genome shotgun sequence genome:
- the LOC111959844 gene encoding complement C1q-like protein 2, protein MVLALIIAIPLLVQASKTDAHYEMMGTCRMICDPYNPKPSANALEVMQDLSVIPPPAFSHGTKGEPGRPGKPGPRGPPGEPGPPGPRGPPGDRGDSGKPGYPGHTTGETAEGTVSSGRTENAEGLESAIGGTKIAFYVGLKNPHEGYEVLRFDDVVTNLGNHYDPSTGKFTCQVSGIYYFTYHVLMRGGDGTSMWADLCRNGQVRASAIAQDADQNYDYASNSVVLHLDSGDEIYIKLDGGKAHGGNNNKYSTFSGFILYPD, encoded by the exons ATGGTGTTAGCTCTTATCATAGCGATACCGCTGCTGGTCCAAGCGTCCAAGACAGACGCGCACTACGAGATGATGGGCACCTGTCGGATGATATGTGATCCATACAACCCCAAACCCAGCGCCAATGCTCTGGAAGTCATGCAGGACCTGAGCGTCATACCACCCCCGGCGTTCTCGCATGGGACTAAAGGCGAGCCGGGTCGGCCGGGGAAACCCGGACCGAGAGGTCCGCCCGGCGAACCGGGTCCACCAGGTCCAAGAGGACCGCCGGGGGATAGGGGGGACTCGGGGAAACCGGGCTATCCCGGGCATACCACTGGAGAGACGGCGGAGGGGACTGTGAGCAGTGGCAGGACCGAAAATGCCGAGGGCCTAGAGTCCGCAATTGGCGGCACAAAAATCGCTTTTTACGTGGGTCTTAAAAACCCCCACGAGGGATACGAGGTGCTAAGGTTCGACGACGTGGTAACAAATCTAGGGAACCATTACGACCCGTCTACCGGCAAATTCACGTGCCAAGTGTCCGGGATATACTACTTTACATACCATGTATTAATGCGCGGAGGCGACGGGACAAGCATGTGGGCAGATTTGTGCAGGAACGGACAG GTCCGCGCCAGTGCGATAGCCCAGGACGCAGACCAGAACTATGACTATGCCAGCAACAGTGTAGTGCTTCACCTAGACTCCGGGGACGAGATCTACATCAAGCTGGACGGAGGAAAGGCGCATGGGGGAAACAACAACAAGTACAGCACTTTTTCCGGTTTCATTTTGTATCCGGACTAA